A single window of Archangium gephyra DNA harbors:
- a CDS encoding DUF1622 domain-containing protein, which translates to MDFTAWVALSARLFEGAGVAVMVVGTLVSIVLVLANYRRLGGEHAFRSFREKVGRSILLGLELLVAADIIRTVSEEPTLRGVIVLGLIVLIRTFLSFTLAVELEGHWPWRSAELRGVEARPSEPRPPREQ; encoded by the coding sequence ATGGACTTCACGGCATGGGTAGCGCTCTCGGCGCGCCTCTTCGAAGGTGCGGGCGTGGCGGTGATGGTGGTGGGCACGCTCGTGTCCATCGTGCTGGTGCTCGCCAACTACCGCCGCCTGGGAGGTGAGCACGCCTTCCGCAGCTTCCGGGAGAAGGTGGGCCGCTCCATCCTGCTCGGGCTGGAGCTGCTCGTCGCCGCCGACATCATCCGCACCGTCAGCGAGGAGCCCACGCTGCGCGGAGTCATCGTGCTCGGGCTCATCGTCCTCATCCGCACCTTCTTGAGCTTCACCCTCGCCGTGGAGCTCGAGGGGCATTGGCCCTGGAGGAGCGCGGAGCTCCGCGGGGTGGAGGCCCGGCCGTCCGAGCCACGGCCCCCCCGGGAGCAGTAA